In Drosophila subpulchrella strain 33 F10 #4 breed RU33 chromosome 3R, RU_Dsub_v1.1 Primary Assembly, whole genome shotgun sequence, the following are encoded in one genomic region:
- the LOC119553728 gene encoding uncharacterized protein LOC119553728, with protein MRLEFCVGFLCLLIWLHRCSGEGHLKRLSRSLIFPPTSPTRVQFIGGIGIPVEGLHFESVTSGYVLKAEYYLPTNSTEITRVYLKPMAITGREEDQDSTYGALYRWIIYRGIEMVLENMGLPGRSCLLRLICEHAALPLNHESGLLGELLDIVLRPSSSVDQLGQSSDREYHTSEHFGQRGGDCQAAFASKCKKSPLELISLLLEVNE; from the coding sequence ATGAGACTGGAATTCTGTGTGGGTTTTCTGTGCCTCCTTATATGGTTGCACCGCTGCTCCGGCGAGGGTCACCTGAAACGCTTGAGCAGATCGCTGATCTTTCCGCCGACGAGTCCCACTCGTGTGCAGTTCATCGGTGGCATTGGTATTCCCGTGGAGGGCCTCCACTTCGAGTCGGTGACCTCGGGCTATGTGCTCAAGGCGGAGTACTACCTGCCCACCAACTCCACGGAGATCACAAGGGTCTACCTCAAGCCCATGGCCATTACGGGCAGGGAGGAGGATCAGGATTCGACCTATGGAGCATTATATCGCTGGATTATCTACCGAGGCATTGAGATGGTCCTCGAGAATATGGGTTTGCCTGGGAGAAGTTGCCTCCTGAGGTTGATCTGTGAGCATGCTGCACTGCCTCTGAACCACGAAAGTGGACTGCTGGGCGAGCTATTGGACATAGTACTGAGGCCCTCCAGTTCGGTGGACCAGTTGGGACAGTCGTCGGATCGGGAGTACCACACATCGGAGCACTTTGGCCAAAGAGGAGGCGATTGCCAGGCGGCCTTTGCCTCCAAATGCAAGAAATCCCCCTTGGAACTCATTAGTTTACTGCTAGAAGTCAATGAATAA